A single genomic interval of Pseudomonas sp. FeN3W harbors:
- the infC gene encoding translation initiation factor IF-3: MTIKREMRQDKRTAPKAPINENISAREVRLIGADGEQIGIVSIDEALQVAEEAKLDLVEISADANPPVCRIMDYGKHLFEKKKQVAAAKKNQKQVQVKEVKFRPGTEEGDYQVKLRNLVRFLSDGDRAKVSLRFRGREMAHQELGMELLKRVETDLAEYGSVEQHPKMEGRQLIMVIAPKKKK; encoded by the coding sequence ATGACTATTAAGCGTGAAATGAGACAGGATAAACGAACTGCACCCAAGGCCCCGATCAACGAGAATATCTCGGCTCGTGAGGTCCGTTTGATTGGCGCTGATGGCGAGCAGATTGGCATCGTCTCGATTGATGAAGCGCTGCAGGTTGCAGAAGAGGCCAAACTGGATCTGGTTGAGATCTCCGCCGATGCCAATCCTCCGGTATGCCGGATCATGGATTACGGCAAGCATCTGTTCGAAAAGAAGAAGCAGGTTGCTGCGGCGAAGAAGAACCAGAAGCAGGTTCAGGTTAAAGAAGTAAAGTTTCGTCCAGGGACGGAAGAAGGGGACTACCAGGTCAAGCTACGCAATCTGGTGCGTTTCCTGAGTGACGGGGACAGGGCCAAGGTATCCTTGCGATTCCGTGGCCGTGAGATGGCCCATCAGGAGCTGGGGATGGAACTGTTGAAGCGGGTCGAAACAGATCTCGCTGAATACGGTTCGGTCGAGCAGCATCCGAAGATGGAAGGACGCCAGCTGATCATGGTCATCGCTCCCAAGAAGAAAAAGTAA
- the rpmI gene encoding 50S ribosomal protein L35, with the protein MPKMKTKSGAAKRFKKTANGFKHKHAFKSHILTKMTTKRKRQLRGCSQVHPSDVAKVERMLRVR; encoded by the coding sequence ATGCCAAAGATGAAGACTAAAAGTGGTGCTGCGAAGCGCTTCAAGAAGACTGCGAACGGCTTCAAGCACAAGCACGCTTTCAAGAGCCACATCCTGACCAAGATGACCACCAAGCGTAAGCGTCAGCTGCGCGGTTGCTCGCAAGTGCACCCGTCCGACGTTGCAAAAGTGGAGCGCATGCTGCGCGTTCGTTGA
- the rplT gene encoding 50S ribosomal protein L20: MARVKRGVVARRRHKKILKLAKGYYGARSRVFRVAKQAVIKAGQYAYRDRRQRKRQFRALWIARINAGARVNGLSYSRLIAGLKKAAIEIDRKVLADLAVNEKAAFAAIVEKAKASLA; this comes from the coding sequence ATGGCTCGTGTTAAGCGTGGCGTCGTTGCCCGTCGCCGTCACAAGAAAATTCTGAAACTCGCCAAAGGCTACTACGGTGCGCGTTCGCGCGTATTCCGCGTTGCCAAGCAGGCGGTAATCAAGGCTGGCCAATACGCCTACCGTGACCGCCGTCAGCGCAAGCGTCAGTTCCGCGCTCTGTGGATCGCCCGTATCAATGCTGGTGCTCGTGTCAACGGTCTGTCCTACAGCCGTCTGATCGCCGGTCTGAAGAAAGCGGCCATCGAGATCGATCGCAAGGTTCTGGCCGATCTGGCAGTGAACGAGAAAGCGGCGTTCGCTGCGATTGTCGAGAAAGCCAAGGCTTCCCTGGCTTAA